Proteins from a genomic interval of Ensifer canadensis:
- the ugpE gene encoding sn-glycerol-3-phosphate ABC transporter permease UgpE produces MIEKRPIANFIGHLVLIIGVIIVAFPIYYTFVASSRTSVEIIRPPMSLTLGDQLSENYTEAMSGGVERVVGVSLERLLFNSTVVAIAIAVGKIVISFLSAFAIVFFRFPLKMVFFWMIFITLMLPVEVRILPTYKVIVDLGLIDTYAGLTLPLMASATATFLFRQFFLTIPGELVEAARIDNAGPFRFMRDILLPLSKTNIAALFVILFIYGWTQYLWPLLVTNDAKMNTIIIGLRRMVDFTDASTPWNYVMVTAILAIIPPILVVVLMQRWFVKGLVETEK; encoded by the coding sequence ATGATTGAAAAACGTCCCATCGCCAATTTCATCGGCCATCTCGTGCTGATCATCGGCGTCATTATCGTCGCCTTTCCGATCTACTACACCTTCGTCGCCTCCAGCCGGACGTCGGTCGAGATCATCCGTCCGCCGATGTCCTTGACCCTCGGCGATCAACTGAGCGAGAACTATACGGAGGCGATGTCTGGCGGCGTCGAGCGCGTGGTCGGCGTCAGCCTTGAGCGGCTCTTGTTCAATTCGACGGTCGTTGCGATTGCCATCGCCGTCGGCAAAATCGTCATCTCGTTCCTCTCGGCCTTCGCGATCGTTTTCTTTCGCTTTCCGCTGAAGATGGTCTTCTTCTGGATGATCTTCATTACGCTGATGCTGCCGGTCGAGGTGCGCATCCTGCCCACTTACAAGGTGATCGTCGACCTCGGGTTGATCGATACCTATGCTGGCCTGACGCTGCCTTTGATGGCTTCGGCAACGGCGACCTTTCTTTTCCGGCAGTTCTTTCTGACGATCCCGGGCGAACTGGTGGAAGCGGCGCGCATCGACAATGCCGGCCCCTTTCGCTTCATGCGTGACATCCTGCTTCCGCTTTCAAAAACCAACATCGCCGCGCTGTTCGTCATTCTCTTCATCTATGGCTGGACCCAGTATCTCTGGCCGTTGCTGGTAACGAACGACGCGAAGATGAACACCATCATCATCGGCCTGCGTCGCATGGTCGATTTCACCGACGCCTCGACGCCCTGGAACTATGTGATGGTAACCGCGATCCTCGCGATCATCCCGCCGATCCTCGTCGTCGTGCTGATGCAGCGCTGGTTCGTCAAAGGTCTTGTGGAGACTGAGAAGTAA
- the ugpA gene encoding sn-glycerol-3-phosphate ABC transporter permease UgpA, whose protein sequence is MQPVVFPNKILPYLLLAPQIVLTVIFFFWPASQALYQSVLREDPFGLKSGFVGLANFRAVLANPDYLHSLKVTVVFSLATALLSMAVALLLATAADRVVRGRNIYRTLLIWPYAVAPAVAGMLWLFMFNPAMGTFAYILRRNGFAWDPLLNGDQAMALVIVAAAWKQISYNFLFFVAGLQAIPKSLIEAASIDGARGARRFWTIVFPLLAPTTFFLLVVNTVYAFFDTFGIIHAVTGGGPAKATETLVYKVYNDGFVNLDLGSSAAQSVILMVIVVALTAFQFRFVEKRVHYS, encoded by the coding sequence TTGCAGCCTGTCGTCTTTCCCAATAAAATACTGCCTTATCTCCTACTCGCGCCGCAGATCGTGCTCACGGTCATCTTCTTCTTTTGGCCTGCGAGCCAGGCGCTCTATCAATCCGTGCTTCGCGAGGATCCGTTCGGGCTCAAGTCCGGCTTCGTCGGCCTTGCCAACTTTCGCGCCGTTCTGGCAAACCCGGACTACCTGCATTCGCTGAAGGTCACAGTGGTCTTCAGCCTGGCGACGGCGTTGCTCTCGATGGCTGTCGCTCTGTTGTTGGCAACGGCGGCAGACCGGGTCGTTCGCGGCCGAAACATCTACCGCACACTTTTGATCTGGCCCTATGCCGTTGCACCTGCAGTGGCCGGTATGCTGTGGCTCTTCATGTTCAATCCGGCGATGGGGACATTTGCCTATATCTTGCGGCGCAACGGCTTTGCCTGGGATCCGCTTCTGAACGGCGACCAGGCCATGGCGTTGGTGATCGTCGCGGCTGCCTGGAAGCAGATCAGCTACAATTTCCTCTTCTTCGTCGCCGGTCTGCAGGCGATCCCGAAATCGCTGATCGAGGCTGCATCGATTGACGGCGCGCGCGGAGCGCGGCGTTTCTGGACGATCGTCTTCCCGCTTTTGGCACCGACAACCTTCTTTCTGCTCGTGGTCAACACGGTCTACGCCTTCTTCGACACGTTCGGCATCATCCATGCGGTCACCGGCGGCGGACCGGCGAAGGCGACGGAAACGCTCGTCTACAAGGTCTACAATGATGGCTTCGTCAATCTCGACCTCGGCAGTTCCGCCGCGCAATCGGTCATTCTCATGGTCATCGTCGTCGCACTGACGGCGTTCCAATTCCGCTTCGTCGAGAAGCGGGTTCACTACTCATGA
- the ugpB gene encoding sn-glycerol-3-phosphate ABC transporter substrate-binding protein UgpB codes for MFRHLNWTVVVASAFSVGLASNALAATELSWWHAMTGANNEVVDKLAKEFNDSQTAYKVVPVFKGTYPETLNAGIAAFRSKQAPAILQVFDAGSGVMLGAEGAILPVAEVLQKGGYEFNKDQYLPGIVAYYSKADGTMLSFPYNSSSPILYYNKDAFTKAGLDAENPPKTWPEVFDAAKKIKASGASACGFTSTWLTWIQTENFAAWNNVPYGTNENGLAGPDVELKVDAPLFVKHFQAIADLAKDGTFRYGGRTSEAKQLFTSGECAILTESSGGLGDIIKSGIKYGIGQLPYYEGSGPQNTIPGGASLWVFGGKSDDEYKGIAEFFNFLSKTEIQARLHQVSGYLPVTLAAYEETKKSGFYEKNPGRETPILQMMGKAPTENSKGVRLVNLPQVRDILNEEFEAMLAGQKDAQAALTEGTKKANAAIAAAIGN; via the coding sequence ATGTTCAGACATTTGAACTGGACCGTCGTGGTCGCGTCCGCATTTTCAGTCGGCCTTGCTTCAAACGCATTGGCCGCTACCGAGCTTTCCTGGTGGCACGCCATGACCGGCGCCAACAACGAAGTTGTCGACAAGCTGGCAAAGGAATTCAACGACAGCCAGACCGCCTACAAAGTCGTGCCCGTCTTCAAAGGAACCTACCCGGAAACGTTGAACGCCGGCATTGCCGCGTTCCGCTCCAAGCAGGCGCCCGCCATCCTGCAGGTCTTCGATGCAGGCAGCGGTGTGATGCTGGGTGCGGAAGGCGCGATCCTGCCGGTGGCAGAGGTGCTCCAGAAGGGCGGTTACGAATTCAACAAGGATCAATACCTGCCGGGCATCGTCGCTTATTATTCGAAGGCGGACGGTACGATGCTGTCCTTCCCTTATAATTCGTCGTCGCCGATCCTGTATTACAACAAGGACGCGTTTACGAAGGCCGGCCTCGATGCGGAGAACCCGCCGAAGACCTGGCCGGAGGTGTTCGACGCGGCCAAGAAGATCAAGGCGAGCGGCGCTTCGGCCTGCGGCTTCACCTCCACCTGGCTCACCTGGATCCAGACCGAAAACTTCGCAGCCTGGAACAACGTGCCTTACGGAACGAACGAGAACGGCCTTGCCGGCCCCGACGTCGAACTGAAGGTCGACGCACCGCTGTTCGTCAAGCATTTCCAGGCGATAGCCGATCTCGCAAAGGACGGTACGTTCCGTTATGGCGGCCGCACCTCGGAAGCAAAGCAGCTCTTCACATCAGGTGAATGCGCCATCTTGACGGAATCATCCGGTGGCCTCGGCGACATCATCAAGTCGGGTATCAAATACGGTATTGGCCAGTTGCCCTATTACGAGGGCAGCGGTCCGCAGAATACGATCCCGGGCGGCGCAAGCCTCTGGGTGTTCGGCGGAAAATCCGACGATGAATACAAGGGCATCGCCGAGTTCTTTAATTTCCTGTCGAAGACAGAAATCCAGGCACGCCTGCATCAGGTCTCGGGCTATCTGCCTGTTACCCTCGCCGCCTATGAGGAAACCAAGAAGTCGGGATTCTATGAAAAGAACCCCGGCCGTGAAACGCCGATTCTGCAGATGATGGGCAAGGCGCCAACGGAAAACTCCAAGGGTGTGCGGCTCGTCAATCTTCCGCAGGTGAGAGACATCCTCAACGAAGAGTTCGAGGCGATGCTCGCCGGGCAGAAGGATGCGCAAGCGGCCCTGACCGAAGGCACCAAGAAGGCGAACGCCGCAATCGCGGCAGCCATCGGAAACTAA
- a CDS encoding thiamine phosphate synthase yields the protein MKLDPFYLIVDSANWVERLVPIGVRLVQLRIKERPDSEVRSDIRIARTICERHGCQLVVNDHWRMAIDEGCDFVHLGQEDLAQADVAAIRGAGLKLGVSTHDEAELDMALSVAPDYVALGPVYPTVLKKMKWEPQGLARLATWKKKIGPTPLVAIGGLNLERIDGVLTHGADCAAVVTDITRSQDPEDRTRRWIAATSRWRIAPA from the coding sequence ATGAAGCTCGATCCCTTCTACCTCATTGTCGACAGCGCGAATTGGGTCGAACGCCTCGTTCCAATTGGAGTGAGGCTGGTCCAGCTTCGCATCAAGGAAAGACCCGATAGCGAAGTCCGTAGCGATATCCGCATCGCCAGAACCATATGCGAGAGACACGGTTGCCAACTTGTTGTCAACGACCATTGGCGCATGGCGATCGACGAAGGCTGCGATTTCGTTCATCTCGGCCAGGAAGATCTGGCGCAAGCTGACGTGGCCGCGATCCGTGGGGCCGGCCTTAAGCTCGGCGTCAGCACACATGACGAGGCCGAACTCGATATGGCGCTGTCAGTCGCGCCCGACTATGTCGCGTTGGGTCCGGTCTATCCGACCGTTCTCAAAAAGATGAAGTGGGAGCCGCAGGGACTTGCTCGCCTCGCCACATGGAAGAAGAAAATCGGACCGACCCCACTGGTTGCGATCGGTGGACTGAACCTTGAACGCATTGATGGCGTCCTCACCCATGGCGCGGATTGTGCCGCGGTCGTGACCGACATTACACGTAGCCAGGATCCCGAGGACAGAACTAGGCGATGGATCGCTGCAACCTCACGATGGCGCATTGCGCCAGCGTGA
- a CDS encoding thiazole synthase: MLQVYDTEITSRLLLGTAGYPSPAVLSDAVRASGTQIITVSLRRETAGGKAGGAFFELIRELGTKILPNTAGCHTTKEAVLTAKMAREVFETNWIKLEVIGNHDTLQPDVFALVEAAQILSNEGFEIFPYTTDDLVVAERLLEAGCRVLMPWCAPIGSAMGPQNLSALRSMRAHFPDVPLIVDAGIGRPSHATTVMELGFDAVLLNTAVAGAGNPALMASGFAKAIEAGRLAFEAGMLEPRDMAVPSTPVIGKAVFS, from the coding sequence ATGCTGCAAGTCTACGACACGGAAATCACCTCCCGACTGCTCCTGGGCACAGCGGGCTATCCATCTCCAGCCGTGCTTTCGGACGCAGTGCGGGCTTCAGGGACACAAATCATCACGGTCTCGTTGAGGAGAGAGACGGCCGGCGGCAAAGCCGGAGGTGCGTTTTTCGAACTGATCCGCGAGCTCGGGACGAAAATACTGCCGAACACCGCCGGCTGCCACACCACCAAGGAGGCGGTGCTCACTGCTAAGATGGCGCGCGAGGTTTTCGAGACGAACTGGATCAAGCTCGAAGTGATCGGCAATCACGACACATTGCAGCCGGATGTGTTCGCGCTGGTCGAAGCCGCACAGATCCTTTCAAACGAAGGCTTCGAGATCTTTCCCTATACGACCGACGATCTGGTCGTTGCCGAGCGCCTGCTGGAGGCTGGCTGCCGCGTGTTGATGCCCTGGTGTGCTCCGATCGGCAGTGCCATGGGGCCACAAAACCTGTCCGCCTTGAGGTCGATGCGCGCACACTTCCCGGACGTGCCTCTGATTGTCGATGCGGGCATCGGCCGCCCTTCGCATGCAACGACGGTGATGGAGCTCGGTTTCGATGCCGTGCTCCTGAATACGGCGGTGGCCGGTGCCGGAAATCCGGCCTTGATGGCATCGGGTTTTGCCAAGGCGATCGAGGCCGGTCGGCTGGCTTTTGAAGCCGGCATGCTCGAACCGAGAGACATGGCAGTCCCCTCCACCCCGGTCATCGGAAAGGCGGTCTTCTCATGA
- the thiS gene encoding sulfur carrier protein ThiS, with translation MNLNVNGEEHEVACSTLAELMAALDYEGSWLATAVNGELVHAADRDRWRLRDHDRIEILSPMKGG, from the coding sequence ATGAACCTTAACGTCAATGGCGAAGAGCACGAGGTCGCCTGCTCGACGCTCGCCGAACTGATGGCTGCACTCGACTACGAAGGAAGCTGGCTGGCGACCGCTGTCAACGGCGAACTCGTTCACGCGGCCGACCGCGATCGATGGCGCTTACGCGATCATGATCGCATCGAAATTCTCTCGCCGATGAAAGGTGGCTGA
- the thiO gene encoding glycine oxidase ThiO, producing MRRVLINGAGVVGLVTAYELARRGIEVYVFERSKRIGAGASWFAGGMLAPWCERESADEKVERVGATAIEWWKTALPDEVVQEGTLVVAAARDTRELDRFAARTKGHRRLDADQIAELEPDLAGRFSRALYFPREAHLDPREALSSLHDTLIAMGVRFHFGQATDATVDRRVDSHIDCTGPARLPDDAALRGVRGEMLYLRTGDIQLSRPVRFLHPRHPVYVVPRRQGVFMVGATMIESELSGPITARSLMELLNAAYALHPAFGEAQITETGTGIRPAYPDNLPRITKSGSIYSVNGMYRHGFLLSPALAHDVAELLLNPDHRSEFYDEP from the coding sequence ATGAGGCGGGTGCTGATCAACGGAGCAGGTGTCGTCGGCCTTGTCACCGCATACGAACTGGCGCGACGCGGCATTGAGGTCTACGTCTTCGAACGTTCAAAACGGATTGGCGCCGGCGCATCCTGGTTTGCCGGCGGCATGCTGGCGCCCTGGTGTGAGCGCGAAAGTGCCGACGAGAAAGTCGAACGCGTCGGCGCGACAGCCATCGAGTGGTGGAAGACGGCGCTGCCCGATGAGGTCGTGCAAGAGGGGACACTTGTCGTCGCCGCCGCGCGCGATACACGCGAGCTCGATCGCTTCGCGGCGCGAACCAAAGGGCACAGACGGCTTGATGCAGACCAGATAGCCGAACTGGAACCAGATCTCGCCGGCCGTTTCTCTCGTGCACTCTACTTCCCGAGGGAAGCGCATCTCGATCCGAGAGAGGCGCTGTCTTCACTCCATGACACATTAATCGCCATGGGGGTGCGTTTTCATTTCGGCCAGGCGACCGATGCCACCGTCGATCGCCGTGTCGATTCGCATATTGACTGCACAGGCCCTGCCAGGCTCCCGGATGACGCGGCACTGCGGGGCGTGCGTGGCGAGATGCTCTATCTGCGCACCGGCGACATTCAACTGTCGCGTCCAGTGCGCTTCCTGCATCCTCGACACCCCGTCTATGTCGTTCCACGCCGCCAGGGCGTCTTCATGGTCGGGGCAACAATGATAGAGAGCGAATTGTCCGGTCCTATCACTGCACGGTCGCTGATGGAGCTCTTAAACGCAGCCTACGCCCTGCACCCGGCCTTCGGCGAAGCGCAGATCACCGAAACCGGAACTGGCATTCGCCCCGCCTACCCCGACAATCTGCCAAGGATCACGAAAAGCGGTTCGATCTATTCCGTGAACGGTATGTATCGGCATGGTTTCCTGCTCTCGCCGGCTCTTGCGCACGACGTTGCCGAACTTCTGCTCAACCCGGACCACAGATCGGAGTTCTATGATGAACCTTAA